The stretch of DNA AAAAGCACTATATGAGCCTAAAGAGATAAAAAGCGTTGTAAGTGTAAATACAAATGACAAGGAAGTTAAAAAAGGAGAATTATCTCCTAAGTTTGATTATAAAAACCATATTGGAGAGACAACCTCGTTAGATGACTTAAAAGGTAAGTATGTATATATAGACATTTGGGCAACCTGGTGTGGACCGTGTAAAAAAGAAATCCCTTTCTTAAAAAACGTAGAAAAACAATACCATGGCAAAAACATAACCTTTGTAAGTATTTCTGTTGATGAAAAATATGCATTTAACACCTGGGAAAATATGGTTAAGGAGAAAGAATTAACCGGTGTGCAATTATTTGCAAATAACGCTTTCAATTCTAAATTTATTAAAGATTATAAAGTTAGATCCATCCCGAGGTTTATTTTAATAGATCCAGAAGGTAAGTTAGTAGATGCATATGCACCTAGACCTTCAGATGAAAAATTGCTTGAATTGTTTAATTCTTTAAATATCTAAAATATCATTATCTATTTCATAAACAATTATATTTTAAATTAGTTAACTAGTCTTAAATAACCTTTACGGGTTTGTACAAAGATCGTTTTTAAATCCCTGAGAGTCGAAACTCTCGGGGATTTCTATTTTTATAGGTTATTCTAAATTTTATAACGCTTTTGTTTTCTTTATTAAGTCTATGGCTATATTTTTATTACATTTGAAACTTAACAGCTAAATCACAAAATCGTGAATATACTCGCTATTGGTCCATGGCAAATAATTTTAATCTTAATAGTATTGGGAGCTCCAGTTTTAATTTTCTTATTAGGATTTTGGCTAGGAAAAAAATCTGGTTATAACAAACGTATTAGAGAAGAACAGAACAATACCCTTAATCTCTAAAACAAAAAAGCATCCCAATCTTCTTCACAGAAAAAAGGAAAGCTTCTCATTGGAACACCAAATTTACTCTGGTATTACTACATCCTAGATTCCTCTAGGAACAACACAACTTCTTGTTATTACCAAAAAAAGCTCTAATTTCTCAGAGCTTTCTTTTTTGCAATTTTTGCGGTCTGGACGGGACTCGAACCCGCGACCTTCGCCGTGACAGGGCGACATTCTAACCAACTGAACTACCAGACCGTTGCTTTATTGCGGTTGCAAATATACACGCCTTTTTTTATATCTCAAATGTTTTTTTAAGTTTTTTAAAATAAATTTTTCTTTTCTGTATTTGTCCCTCTCTTTTACTTCCGTGTGTGCACATCTTTAAAAAAGACACGAATGGCACAAATTCACACGAATCTAATAGTTTATGGCGTAGATAGGACTCAACATGAACACGAATCCCTAGTCTGTATAGGCTTGAAATCTATCTATTGACGGATTAATTAGTGAAAATTTGTGCCATTCGTGTCCTACTTTTTATGATGCAATATTTGTATGCATACGGTAGTCTCTTTTAGGAGAGGTTGGTGTGGGATCACACAAATTTTTGACGCTCTATCATATATGTTGTGAGGATGTTATTAAAATCTTTATTAATGTCGGCCTCGACATATTTAATCTTATACTGCGCACACTTTAATCGTAAAGCCTCAAAATAATCGCTCACGGCTTTTTTATAATTGTCTTTTATAGTATCTGCGTATAAATTAATGTACTCCCCTGTTTCAACATCAATAAAGCGTTTGGGTTTATTATCAAAATCAAAGGTTAATTCCTTTTCTTTATCAAATACATGAAACAAAATCACTTCGTGTTTGTTATATTTTAAATGGCGTAATGCTTCGAACAGTTTTACAGCATCTTCGGAAGTCTGAAACATATCAGTAAACAAAAATATCATAGAGCGCCTATGAATCTTTTCCGCTATTTCGTGTAAATATTTATAGGTTTCCGTTTCTTTATTTAAGGGTTTAGAAATCACTGCATCACTCAAATGATTTAACAGCATTTGATGATGGCGTTCACTACCCTTTTCTGGTGCATAGTAATCGTAATCGTCACTATAAATACTTAACCCAACAGCATCGCGTTGCTTTTTTAAAATATGCATTAAAGATGCTGAAGCCAAAGCTGAAAACCCTATTTTATTTAAACTATTAATAGAGAATGAATCCATTTTTGGATAATGCATAGAGCTACTGTTATCTATAATGATATGACAACGCAAATTAGTTTCATCATCATAGCGCTTGGTATAAAGCTTATCTGTTTTAGCAAATAATTTCCAATCTATATGTCGCGTGCTCTCTCCTTGATTGTAAATTTTATGTTCGGCAAATTCAGCAGAAAAACCATGAAATGGACTTTTATGCATTCCTGCAATAAAGCCTTCTACTACTTGTTTTGCAAGTAGCTCGAGGTTTTTAAAACCATCGGCTTTATTAAGTTCTTTTTGTAGATTCATATACAAGCCCCTCCTAACCTCCCCATAGGGGAGGAATAACTTATGTGAAAAATTTTATTACGATCAAATTAATAATAATTTATTAAAAAATATTTTTTACTGGGAAAGAGTAGAATTCCCCTTCGGGGGCTAGGAGGCTAAAACGCTATCAACAATACCATAAGCAACAGACTCATCGGCTCCCATCCAATGGTCACGATTAAAATCCTTCATTATTTTATCAAAAGTTTGTCCGCAATTATCTGCTAATATTTGCGCACTTAATTCTTTAGTAATTATAATTTCCTTTGCCGTAATTTCTATATCACTTGCTTGCCCACGAGCGCCTCCACTTGGTTGATGAATCATAACACGTGCATGTGGTTGTATAAAGCGTTTTCCTTTTTCTCCGGCAGACAATATTAAAGATCCCATAGAAGCTGCAAATCCTGTACAAATTGTTGACACATCACTTTTTAAAGATTTCATACAATCATAAATAGCAAAGCCTGAAGTTACATAACCACCCGGACTATTAATATATAGGTGAATATCCTTGGTTTCTAATGCATCTAAATACAATAAGCGTTCTATAACGTGCTTAGCAGAATCATCATCAACCTGTCCCCACAAAAACACTTTACGTTCTTCTATTAATTTGCTATCAATAGCATTTTGTACTTTTATTTGTTCACTCATATCTATTTTTTTATTTGCATCTAAAATAAAAAAAAGGTTTGCCATAATGACAAACCTTTTCCATTTTCTTTTAATATATCTATTATAAATGCGAATCTATCGCTTCAGTATATGTGTTCTTTGGAGCTACACCAACTTGTCTTCCAACAACCTCTCCATTTTTAAAAACCAAAACAGTAGGTATGTTACGCACCCCATATTTTGCAGCAAACTCCTGATTTGCATCTACATCTACTTTACCTACAACAGCTTTACCATCGTATTCCCCACTAATTTCCTCAATAATTGGTCCAACCATTCTACAAGGTCCACACCAAGCAGCCCAAAAATCAACCAATACTGGTTTATCACTTTTTAATACCGTTTCTTCAAACGTTGCATCTGTTATTTCTAATGCCATAATATTTATATTTTAATTCTTATTTTATTTTTAATTACACAAAATTAGTCAAAATATTTTCTAAAGCTTACAATGTAACAATTTGTTTTATTTATACCAATATTGTTTAGCACTATTGTCGTGTTCCGAACATACACAAACCCAATTATAGTCAGGCTTACACATTCTTCTCCTAAAAAAACACCGCCACCCCAACTAACACAAGCCAAACATTTTCAACCTTTTACACCAGCACCAATTTATACTAAATTCATATTAAGCAACCAAAAAGTTGCATATTAAAAATATTTACTCTAGTTTAGCAACCATAAAGTTGCATATTAATTAAAAATCGAACTTATTATGAATGATGTTATTAAAAAAGAGAAGGTATTTAAGCATTCCATAGACAAAGTATGGAATGCCATTTCAAAAGCTGAAGAAATTTCTGCCTGGTTTATTCAAGCTGATTTTAAAGCTGAAAAAGGGTACCAATATACCTTTACTTCGGAGCCTAATGAAAAAGGTTGCACAACCATTAGTGGTGAAGTTAAAGAATCTAATCCGTACAAATTAGTTTATACTTGGATAGTTGCCGAAATGAAAGCAGAAACAACAGTAACATGGGAGCTAGAATCTACAGAGGATGGCACTAAATTATATCTGGAACACTCTGGCATTTCCAATTATGAAGGTGATACGGCTGTAAAGATGTTCGAAAGCTTTAACGGCGGTTGGGATAACTGTATAAATGGGCTAACGGACTACTTAAAACAATTAGTTAATGCAGGATAAAATAACCAAACTATTTAAAGCCATTGCAGACCCAACAAGGCGTGACATTTTTCACGCCTTAGTTATAGCAACCTCAGCCCTATCCATTACACAAATATCCAGTCAGTTTGATATTAGTAGACAAGGTGTAACCAAACATATTAAAACACTCGAAGAAGCTGGTTTAGTAAATATAAACGCAAACGGACGAGAACGTTTTTGTTATGCCAATGCCAAACCATTAAAAGAGGTCAGTAAATGGGTTCAATTTTACTCACAATTCTGGGATAATTCATTACAAGATCTGGAGGATTACTTAAATACACCAAAAAATGGATAAGGATACTAAATTAATAGAGTTTCAAGACCAGGATATAAACTACAAAAATCAATTAGAAGTTAATACGAGCTCTAAACACGCTTTCTTTGCTTTAAACGAAGGGCTTCATTCATGGTGGGGAAAAATAAGCAATTCTGAATTTAAGGCTGGTGGTCAATTTACCATTCAATTCGAAAATGATTATTGGTGGACTTTTAAAATTATTGAATACACTCCTAACAGTGAACTAATTTGGAAATGTATCGATGGTGAACCTGATTTTAATAAAGAATGGATAGGTCATGTACTGCATTGGAAAATAGAAGCATATAACGGAAAGCGCTTCATTAATTTTCATCAAGTTGGATTGAATCCCAATATTGATTGTTATGACGTTTGCTCTACGACCTGGGATCGATTTATTACCAATGGCTTGAAAGCTTTTTTGGAAGTAGATAAATAAATTTCTTGTAATATAAAGCGAATTGTCATTATTAGGGAGGAACGACTAGCTTGAACTGAATACAGTTGAAGCGTAACAATCTATTTTTATTGGTAACTCAAATTAAACAGACTCTTATACCAGTTCTGTTATAAAATAGTATCTACCTCTCTAGACTGAAAATCGTACCTTAACAATTCAATACGTATAAAATGGCAAATATTAGGCATAATTTAACAATTGAAGCTCCTGTTGAAAAAGTTTATAATGCATTAACCTTAGAACAAGGACTTAAGGGCTGGTGGACAAATAACACTTCTGCAAAACCTGAAATAGGTCATGTAAACCATTTTAAATTTGGTTCTGAATATTTTAATAAAATGAAAATTTTAGAATTGACTTTTTTAACCAATGTGATTTGGGAGTGTATAGATGGAGACAAAGAATGGATTGGGACTAAATTAACCTTTGAACTTGAAGATAAAGAAGGCCATACTTTTCTAAAATTTTCTCATTTAAATTGGACTGAAGAAAGTGAGTTCTTTGGTTTTTGCAATCATCATTGGGGAAGATATTTAGGTAGTTTAAAATCTTTATGCGAAACTGGTATTGGACAACCATACAAACAAGAATAGTATAGTAATCTGGTGTCTTAAGTTTTATTAATTCTAGGATAATAAATTATAAGGTTTAAAAAGAAAGTTATTTGAATAGAGAATTCTTAACATTATTTATCAACCAAACAGAAAAACTGTAATCTGCTTATAAATTTTCTGAAATTAATCAGATTATGACTTCATGTTTAAAAACTTTTAATGGTATTTCTTTTTATACCTTTTTCTATTAATTAGAAACAAAACAAGGATTATAACAAAAAGGAAAGCTACTCCAAACAGATTTAAATAAATCCATAATATGACGTTTTGAATTTCTGGTGCTATTAATTTTAATAATGCTCCAGAAGAGAAAAAGAATATTATTTCTAAAACTAAGAAAGCTATCACATGATAGAGTATTAATTTTTTCATAATCATGAGATCCCTGCCTTCGCAGGGATTTATCAATTCAACTTAAACATGACATCCTGATTCTCTAATTCACTAAGCAATTCCTGAGATACTTTAACCTTTTGCCTTCTGCTTGGCATTTGTAATTTTATTTTCTCCTTATTATCGTACACTACGAAATTTAATGCCTGATTTCCAGGATGCATCTGTAACAATTCTTTTAAACGTAAAATACTTTCCTCTTGTAAATCTTTAATATTAAGCTGAATGGATAGTTTTTTAGCATAATTTTCCATAACATCATGCAGTAATTGAAAACTATTAAACTGTAATCTTGGATCACTCTTTTTCCCTGTATCCTTATTAACCCAACCTTCGCGAATAAACGATTTCACAAACACAAAATTGTTCTTCATTAAAAAATGCCTGAATTTCAAATATTCTTCGCCAAAAATCCTGAATTCAAAACTATCGGTATAATCTTCAACAGTGAATAGACCCCATCCTTTTCCTTGTTTACTTACGCGATGTTGTACATCGGTTACCACACCACCAAAAACAATTTCTCTGTTCACATAAGGTTCTAAGTTATTAAACATCGCAATGGCTCCATTGCAAAACGTTTTCATTTCTGTTCTAAAATCATCTAATGGATGTCCAGAAATATAAACACCTACAACTTCACGTTCTTGGGCCAGTTTTTCCATAGTTCCCCACTCTTCGCATGGTGGTACTTCTGGCTCTGCTATTTGTACATCGCTTGCTGCCCCAAATAAACTCACTTGTGATGAGTTCTCATTTTCCTGGTGTTTACTTCCATACTTAACGGCTTTTTCCAAAAAAGTAATACCATCTCCTTCTCTATGAAAATACTGGGCGCGATGTGTATCTCCAAAACAATCAAACCCTCCGGCTAAAGCTAAATTTTCAAAAGCCTTTTTATTGGCTGCTCTTAAATCGATTCGTTTCGCCAAATCGAAAATAGATTTAAAGGGACCATCTTCTTTTCTTTTATCGACAATAGTCATTACCGCACCATGACCAACCCCTTTAATGGCTCCCATACCAAAACGCACCGCATTATCTTGATTTACAGAAAATTTATAATACGACTCATTAACATCTGGCCCTAATACATCCATTTTCATACGTTTACATTCTTCCATGAAGAAAGTAACTTGTTTTATATCGTTCATATTATTGGATAATACTGCTGCCATATATTCTGCAGGATAATGGGCTTTTAAATAGGCCGTTTGGTAGGCTATCCATGCATAACATGTAGAGTGAGATTTATTAAAGGCATAACTCGCGAAAGCTTCCCAATCTTTCCAAACTTTTTCTAATACTTTAGCATCATGTCCATTTGCACTCGCCTGCTCTACAAATTTCGGTTTCATTTTATCCAGTACCGCAATTTGTTTTTTCCCCATCGCCTTACGCAGTACATCGGCTTCACCTTTTGTAAACCCGGCCAGTTTTTGAGAAAGTAACATCACCTGCTCTTGATATACTGTAATACCGTAGGTTTCTTTTAAGTACTCTTCCATCGCTGGTAAATCGTACTCAATATCTTCATCGCCATGTTTTCTTCTAACAAAGCTTGGAATATATTCCATAGGCCCCGGGCGATACAAGGCATTCATGGCAATTAAATCTTCAAAAACTGTTGGTTTTAAATCTCTAAGGTGTTTTTGCATACCGGGAGATTCATATTGGAATACGCCAACCGTTTCCCCGCGTTGAAATAAAGCATATGTTTCTTCATCATCTAAAGGAAAAGATTCCGGATCCAGTAAAATATCATGTTTTGCCTTTACAATTTTAACGGTATCTTTTATTAAAGTCAACGTCTTTAACCCTAAAAAATCCATCTTTAATAAGCCGGCATCCTCTACAACCGAGTTATCAAACTGTGTGACGTATAAGTCGGAATCTTTAGCTACGGACACAGGTACAAACTTTGTAATATCGTCAGGGGTTATAATAACTCCACATGCGTGAATTCCTGTATTTCTAACCGAACCTTCCAGGGCTCTTGCGGTATTCACTGTTTCTGCCTCTAAATCTGATCCTTCAGAAATATTTAGAAGCTGGTTCACTTTTTCTAAATCTTCAGCACGAAACTTTTTGCTTAATTCTTTTTCATCTAAACCAAAAATCTTGCTCAGTTTAGACATCGTTGGAATTAACTTTGCTATTCTATCGGCATCAAACAAAGGCAAATCTAATACACGTGCCGTATCTCGAATAGAAGATTTAGCTGCCATCGTACCGTAAGTAATAATTTGTGCTACTTGATTACTTCCATATTTTTCAATCACATAATCCATAACACGGCTTCTTCCTTCATCATCAAAATCGATATCAATATCTGGCATACTAATACGATCCGGGTTCAAGAAACGCTCAAAAAGCAAATCATACTTCATGGGATCAATGTTAGTAATCCACAAGCAATATGCTGCCACCGATCCGGCAGCCGATCCACGTCCCGGACCTACAGACACATCCATGTTTCGGGCTTCCCGAATAAAATCCTCAACAATTAAGAAATATCCTGGATACCCCGTATTTTCTATAACACTCAATTCGAAATCTAATCGTTCGACTACTTCTTCGCTAAGTGGTTCTCCATAACGTTTTTTTGCACCTTCAAATGTTAAATGCTTTAAATAGGCATTCTCACCACGCTTTCCTCCATCTACTAAATCTTCTTCGTGCTTAAATTCATCGGGGATATCAAAAGCTGGCAAAAGAACATCTCTTGCTAGTTGGAATCCTTCAATTTTATCAACAAGTTCCTTAATATTTAGAATGGCATCCGGTTGATCATGAAACAATTGTTTCATTTCTTCAGAAGACTTAAAATAGTATTCCTGATTAGGTAACCCATAGCGATAGCCTCTTCCTCTTCCAATAGGAGTGGCTTGTTTTTCTCCATCCTTTACACATAATAAAATATCATGTGCATTTGCATCTTCTTGTTTTTGGTAGTAAGTATTATTGGTTGCAACTAATTTTACGTCATGCTTTTTAGCTAATGTTATCAAAGTTGGATTTACGCGATTTTCATCTTCTTGATTATGACGCATCAGCTCTACATACAAATCGTCCCCAAACTCATTTTTCCACCATAGTAATGCTTCTTCGGCTTGCTTTTCACCAATGTTGAGAACTTTACTTGGTACTTCACCATATAAATTACCGGTGAGTACTATAATATCTTCTTTATATTCTTGTATAAGTTTTTTATCTATTCTAGGTACATAGTAAAATCCATTAACAAAAGCATGCGAGGATAATTTTGCAAGATTATGATAGCCATTTTTGTTTTTAGCTATCAATACAACTTGATAGCCATTATCTTTTCTTGATTTATCCTGATGATTTTCGCACACAAAAAACTCACATCCTACGATTGGTTTTATCAGTTGTTTTTCTGAAGTCTCACCTTTTTCCTCAGCTTCCGAGATACTTGCCTCTATGCTGCTGTTTTTTTTGTTTACGGCATTAATAAAATGAAATGCCCCCATCATATTCGCATGATCGGTAAGTGCCACTGCAGGCATATTATGAGCAGCAGCAGCAGCCACGATGTCCCCAACACTCATCGTTGATTGTAATACAGAAAACTGTGAATGATTGTGAAGATGAACGAAACTAGCATCTGCTAAATCGGATATGTTTTGCTTAATATCCTCGGTAGAAACTGTTTCTTGCTTGAGACTTTGAAGACGCTCTTGAATTTTAGCACTCTCTTGTTTAAGATTAACGTGCTTTAACTTAATAAGCTCAATTTCTTTTGGATTGGCTTCGTTAAAATTCTGAAAATAATCAGGTTCTACATCGAGCTGTTCTTTAGTATATTCTCCTAAACGAATCAACTCAAAAAAGCAACGTGTCGTTGCCTCTACATCTGCTGTTGCATTATGGGCTTCTGCAAAAGGAGTCTTAAATAAAAACTCGTGTAACTCGGTTAATGTTGGTAATTTAAATTTACCATAACGTCCTCCCGGAATCTGACATAAACTTGCCGTATGTTCTGTACAAGTATCTAAAACAGGTAATTCCTGTAATGGATTAGAAACATCACCACGAACAAATTCGGCACCCATAATGTTTAAATCGAACTTCACATTCTGTCCAACAACAAATTTGGTTTTACTTAAAGCGTCATTAAATTTTTCTAAAACCTCTGCTAATGGGATACCTTGTTCTTGAGCTAATTCGGTAGAAATACCATGAATTTTCTCAGCATCATAAGGAATGTTAAAACCTTCTGGTTGTACCAAATAATCTTGATGATCGATACAATTCCCCATGGCATCATGCAGTTGCCATGCAATTTGTATACATCTGGGCCAATTATCAGTATCCGTAATAGGCGCATCCCAACGTTTTGGCAATCCTGTAGTTTCTGTATCGAAAATTAAGTACATATCTGTATTTAAATGTTTGGTGTTAAGTCGTTTAGAATTATTAAACGAAGTTTATAAAAATACAGAATATTATAACTTATGGAAATGAAAGTTATGAACAGTTTTAAACAAAACTTACTTTTTCACTGTTCAACCCACGTTATGTAATAGAACTTCGTAATGAAGCTTGAAAGCATAATAAAATATGGCATTTTCCAAGTTTTAGCATAGCTTCGCTATGGTTAAAATTGAAAATGTAGTGAAACGATATATTTTGCAATGGTTTCAAGTTGTAATAGATTTTCTATGACATAATGCGGGTTCAATAAATTATTCTATTTTAGAGGCTAAAATCATTTTATAATGAAGTTCAAATTATTCTTATTATGCCTTAGTATATGCTTATTGAATTGTGCAAACCCAAATACATCTTTATATGTAGGGACCTATACAGACGGAGACAGTGAAGGTATTTATCAGTTTCAATTTAATACTGAAACCGGAGAGCTAACAAACAAACAGCTAGCTGCAATCTCAGAAAACCCATCATACCTAACATATTCACCTGATAAGAACTATGTTTATGCTGTAAATGAAAATGAAGATGGAACAACATCATCATTTAAAGTTGAAGATGATAATCGTTTAACATCTTTAAATATCGTTAGTACACACGGTGCGCACCCTTGTCATATTTCGGTCAATGAATCTGGAGATAAAGCCATCGCATCAAATTATACTGGAGGGAATGCATCTATATATACCATTAAAAATGATGGTTCTTTAAATGATTCTTTTCAAATATTAAATCATAATATAGACAGTATCGTTTCACATGCACATTCTGCTCAATTTCACAAAGACAACT from Flavivirga spongiicola encodes:
- a CDS encoding DUF58 domain-containing protein codes for the protein MNLQKELNKADGFKNLELLAKQVVEGFIAGMHKSPFHGFSAEFAEHKIYNQGESTRHIDWKLFAKTDKLYTKRYDDETNLRCHIIIDNSSSMHYPKMDSFSINSLNKIGFSALASASLMHILKKQRDAVGLSIYSDDYDYYAPEKGSERHHQMLLNHLSDAVISKPLNKETETYKYLHEIAEKIHRRSMIFLFTDMFQTSEDAVKLFEALRHLKYNKHEVILFHVFDKEKELTFDFDNKPKRFIDVETGEYINLYADTIKDNYKKAVSDYFEALRLKCAQYKIKYVEADINKDFNNILTTYMIERQKFV
- a CDS encoding ClpP family protease — translated: MSEQIKVQNAIDSKLIEERKVFLWGQVDDDSAKHVIERLLYLDALETKDIHLYINSPGGYVTSGFAIYDCMKSLKSDVSTICTGFAASMGSLILSAGEKGKRFIQPHARVMIHQPSGGARGQASDIEITAKEIIITKELSAQILADNCGQTFDKIMKDFNRDHWMGADESVAYGIVDSVLAS
- the trxA gene encoding thioredoxin; the protein is MALEITDATFEETVLKSDKPVLVDFWAAWCGPCRMVGPIIEEISGEYDGKAVVGKVDVDANQEFAAKYGVRNIPTVLVFKNGEVVGRQVGVAPKNTYTEAIDSHL
- a CDS encoding SRPBCC family protein; the encoded protein is MNDVIKKEKVFKHSIDKVWNAISKAEEISAWFIQADFKAEKGYQYTFTSEPNEKGCTTISGEVKESNPYKLVYTWIVAEMKAETTVTWELESTEDGTKLYLEHSGISNYEGDTAVKMFESFNGGWDNCINGLTDYLKQLVNAG
- a CDS encoding ArsR/SmtB family transcription factor codes for the protein MQDKITKLFKAIADPTRRDIFHALVIATSALSITQISSQFDISRQGVTKHIKTLEEAGLVNINANGRERFCYANAKPLKEVSKWVQFYSQFWDNSLQDLEDYLNTPKNG
- a CDS encoding SRPBCC family protein; this translates as MANIRHNLTIEAPVEKVYNALTLEQGLKGWWTNNTSAKPEIGHVNHFKFGSEYFNKMKILELTFLTNVIWECIDGDKEWIGTKLTFELEDKEGHTFLKFSHLNWTEESEFFGFCNHHWGRYLGSLKSLCETGIGQPYKQE
- the dnaE gene encoding DNA polymerase III subunit alpha, translating into MYLIFDTETTGLPKRWDAPITDTDNWPRCIQIAWQLHDAMGNCIDHQDYLVQPEGFNIPYDAEKIHGISTELAQEQGIPLAEVLEKFNDALSKTKFVVGQNVKFDLNIMGAEFVRGDVSNPLQELPVLDTCTEHTASLCQIPGGRYGKFKLPTLTELHEFLFKTPFAEAHNATADVEATTRCFFELIRLGEYTKEQLDVEPDYFQNFNEANPKEIELIKLKHVNLKQESAKIQERLQSLKQETVSTEDIKQNISDLADASFVHLHNHSQFSVLQSTMSVGDIVAAAAAHNMPAVALTDHANMMGAFHFINAVNKKNSSIEASISEAEEKGETSEKQLIKPIVGCEFFVCENHQDKSRKDNGYQVVLIAKNKNGYHNLAKLSSHAFVNGFYYVPRIDKKLIQEYKEDIIVLTGNLYGEVPSKVLNIGEKQAEEALLWWKNEFGDDLYVELMRHNQEDENRVNPTLITLAKKHDVKLVATNNTYYQKQEDANAHDILLCVKDGEKQATPIGRGRGYRYGLPNQEYYFKSSEEMKQLFHDQPDAILNIKELVDKIEGFQLARDVLLPAFDIPDEFKHEEDLVDGGKRGENAYLKHLTFEGAKKRYGEPLSEEVVERLDFELSVIENTGYPGYFLIVEDFIREARNMDVSVGPGRGSAAGSVAAYCLWITNIDPMKYDLLFERFLNPDRISMPDIDIDFDDEGRSRVMDYVIEKYGSNQVAQIITYGTMAAKSSIRDTARVLDLPLFDADRIAKLIPTMSKLSKIFGLDEKELSKKFRAEDLEKVNQLLNISEGSDLEAETVNTARALEGSVRNTGIHACGVIITPDDITKFVPVSVAKDSDLYVTQFDNSVVEDAGLLKMDFLGLKTLTLIKDTVKIVKAKHDILLDPESFPLDDEETYALFQRGETVGVFQYESPGMQKHLRDLKPTVFEDLIAMNALYRPGPMEYIPSFVRRKHGDEDIEYDLPAMEEYLKETYGITVYQEQVMLLSQKLAGFTKGEADVLRKAMGKKQIAVLDKMKPKFVEQASANGHDAKVLEKVWKDWEAFASYAFNKSHSTCYAWIAYQTAYLKAHYPAEYMAAVLSNNMNDIKQVTFFMEECKRMKMDVLGPDVNESYYKFSVNQDNAVRFGMGAIKGVGHGAVMTIVDKRKEDGPFKSIFDLAKRIDLRAANKKAFENLALAGGFDCFGDTHRAQYFHREGDGITFLEKAVKYGSKHQENENSSQVSLFGAASDVQIAEPEVPPCEEWGTMEKLAQEREVVGVYISGHPLDDFRTEMKTFCNGAIAMFNNLEPYVNREIVFGGVVTDVQHRVSKQGKGWGLFTVEDYTDSFEFRIFGEEYLKFRHFLMKNNFVFVKSFIREGWVNKDTGKKSDPRLQFNSFQLLHDVMENYAKKLSIQLNIKDLQEESILRLKELLQMHPGNQALNFVVYDNKEKIKLQMPSRRQKVKVSQELLSELENQDVMFKLN